The proteins below come from a single Strix uralensis isolate ZFMK-TIS-50842 chromosome 8, bStrUra1, whole genome shotgun sequence genomic window:
- the AKNAD1 gene encoding protein AKNAD1: MVAQLSIATQDACALQPAGTHLTGTPQQAEKAAEEERPQLQGGAAQKRLGDKGRCSPEKPGPGEPALPPERRSEPPGPGAGADRRRRDAAVSAGPCSPAQRGGCPPSSPLPGTQRSPLRPRHDPRPSRRLLHSGQRASNGIYILQKLDVKTTKKCKPSDWMKTQMNSSFSDELGCITDATDEEQDDLPYDGDLGITCKYNDDSDNLRDCTYTKCISGILNLACSKDNKNIKATANYETHPQPEEFSNQHRDAIGTTGISAEMPGSEVSFKTELPVGSFSNPDIKEHLTHSKMSDVLLRHFSKGELVSTCPLIECETIPETSFTESIDDTVNKPEPSEHVRWSLVHEQWATNFEEYHLEKHKEVNMNDKNQHSLNKNRCVSNKPISFTDKCGCRQENSQLINENEDSHVFQNMKEGSALFKKRVSPHKLKYGQGQAHYCLPDFSEVASEVEVPKISNNINSVPATERPKSFPILSKSVIVNNIIENKHYFNSAEVENQEEMSIPELLQQLETLTQHADTQNHIDHLRLNPKILPQSHFQNASIAIDSGDMGTSSGVFTLHAPIPIQSTHGLQCGTTASALPAAGTVEANYLNPSNLLPELTLGEKMSQTLKDQTDQLIKKVEDFSKHMTQETFLFQDNYLALNQLKRSLDALERNYLTAREEHRNLQLQNYKNKYINVGEFDPERKVEGEIFRLGMLLEDIQEETDDSKCNLSSLLTSYESAHSSYSLCESSVVSSIADPPERRHTETAFLHEKNEGEKSQTTDVIPQTNQFSLEGDKYNLCLHMLQKSTQSTTRRETEPLGKGGLLTNKHSSNMMGFLSPEEKYAAEGLASHSQGTLSQKFNVEESMKGDTRIQERNTGTCSLFIQRKPTDLSDTNQSSDSEDISAYDSYDDSQSKELVNCKTESYTAFNTRLCGERRGLRCRCPRGSRDQCKLRSYKECLQPCALCRNKRSGSSSYSQKRISTQKPQRNKEPHEVVNRLSERQNFEAAKTCYSSPYDKITLSRQYLPSKKSAQRKPAINTRNRNASDSNTNTLSSTLDHAIQTANSLKKATERMVRAVSEDLAKVKRKQL; this comes from the exons ATGGTTGCGCAGCTCTCCATAGCAACCCAGGATGCATGCGCCCTGCAGCCTGCTGGCACGCACCTAACAGGAACACCACAGCAGGCTGaaaaagctgctgaagaagaaaggCCACAACTTCAAGGTGGG GCCGCTCAGAAGCGGCTCGGCGATAAGGGCCGCTGCAGCCCTGAGAAGCCGGGACCGGGGGAGCCGGCGCTGCCGCCGGAGCGGCGCTCggagccgcccggccccggcgcagGTGCCGACAGACGGCGGCGGGACGCGGCTGTGTCGGCGGGACCCTGCAGCCCCGCGCAGCGCGGCGGCTGCCCGCCAAGCTCCCCCCTTCCCGGCACCCAGCGTTCACCGCTGCGCCCGCGACACGACCCCCGCCCCAGCCGCCGCCTGCTTCACAGCGGGCAGCGAGC TAGCAATGGCATTTACATTCTACAAAAACTGGATGTGAAGACTACAAAAAAGTGCAAACCATCAGACTGGATGAAAACCCAAATGAACAGTTCATTTTCAGATGAATTAGGCTGTATCACAGATGCAACTGATGAAGAACAAGATGACTTACCTTATGATGGAGACCTAGGCATAACCTGTAAATACAATGATGATTCAGATAATTTGAGGGACTGTACTtatacaaaatgtatttctggTATTTTAAATTTAGCCTGTTCCAAAGAtaacaaaaacataaaagcaacagcaaattATGAAACTCATCCACAGCCTGAAGAATTCTCCAATCAACACAGAGATGCCATAGGAACAACAGGAATTTCAGCTGAAATGCCTGGAAGTGAAGTTTCCTTTAAGACGGAATTACCTGTTGGTAGTTTTAGTAACCCAGATATCAAAGAACATCTAACTCACTCAAAAATGTCCGATGTCCTTTTGCGTCATTTTTCTAAGGGAGAGTTAGTAAGCACATGCCCGTTAATTGAATGCGAGACAATACCAGAGACATCCTTTACTGAAAGTATCGATGACACTGTGAACAAACCTGAGCCTTCAGAACATGTCAGATGGTCTTTAGTGCATGAACAATGGGCAACTAACTTTGAAGAATATCACTTAGAAAAGCACAAGGAAGTAAACATGAATGATAAAAATCAACATTCGCTGAACAAAAATAGATGTGTTTCAAATAAACCTATTTCTTTTACTGATAAGTGTGGGTGCAGACAAGAAAATTCACAATTGATTAATGAGAATGAAGATTCACATGTCtttcaaaacatgaaagaagGGAGTGCCCTCTTTAAGAAAAGAGTTTCACCTCACAAGCTCAAATACGGCCAAGGTCAAGCTCACTACTGCCTTCCCGACTTCTCCGAAGTTGCTTCAGAAGTTGAAGTACCAAAAATAAGTAACAATATTAACTCAGTTCCTGCAACTGAAAGACCAAAATCCTTCCCTATTTTAAGTAAATCAGTAATTGTGAACAACATTATAGAAAATAAGCACTATTTCAATTCTGCTGAAGTAGAGAATCAAGAAGAAATGAGCATTCCAGAACTGTTGCAACAGCTAGAG ACTCTGACACAGCATGCTGACACCCAGAATCATATTGACCATCTGAGATTGAATCCTAAG ATACTTCCTcagtcacattttcaaaatgccAGCATTGCCATTGACTCAGGAGACATGGGGACATCCTCTGGAGTCTTTACATTACACGCTCCTATCCCTATACAATCTACACACG GTTTGCAGTGTGGAACAACAGcatcagcactgccagcagctggTACAGTAGAAGCAAACTATCTAAATCCTTCTAATTTACTGCCAGAACTAACACTAGGAGAAAAGATGTCTCAAACACTAAAGGATCAGACAGATCAACTGATAAAGAAA GTGGAAGACTTCTCTAAGCATATGACCCAAGAGACATTCCTTTTTCAAGATAACTATCtg GCATTAAATCAATTGAAAAGATCCCTTGATGCCTTGGAAAGGAATTATTTAACAGCTAGAGAAGAGCACCGTAATTTACAGCTGCAGAACTACAAGAACAAGTATATCAACGTTGGAGAATTTGATCCTGAAAG AAAGGTGGAAGGGGAAATATTTAGACTTGGCATGCTGCTTGAAGACATCCAAGAAGAAACTGATGACAGCAAATGCAACTTGTCTTCTTTGCTTACTTCCTATGAATCTGCTCATTCATCATACTCTCTTTGTGAG AGCTCAGTAGTTTCAAGCATTGCCGATCCTCCAGAAAGACGACATACTGAAACCGCATTTCTTCACGAGaagaatgagggagaaaaaagTCAGACAACTGATGTAATCCCACAGACAAATCAATTTTCTTTAGAAGGCGACAAATACAATCTTTGTCTTCACAT GTTACAAAAGAGCACTCAATCAACTACCAGAAGAGAAACAGAGCCTCTGGGAAAAGGAGGTCTGCTAACAAACAAGCATTCTTCCAACATGATG GGATTCCTTTCACCTGAGGAAAAGTACGCTGCTGAAGGTCTTGCATCCCATAGTCAGGGTACATTAAGTCAAAAATTTAATGTTGAAGAAAGTATGAAAGG AGATACAAGAATTCAGGAAAGGAACACTGGAACATGTTCACTCTTCATTCAGAGAAAACCAACTGATTTATCAGACACCAACCAGA GCAGCGATTCTGAAGACATCTCAGCCTATGATTCTTACGATGATTCACAAAGCAAGGAACTTGTGAACTGTAAGACTGAAAGTTACACAGCATTCAACACAAGATTATGTGGAGAGAGAAGAG gactTCGATGCAGATGCCCTAGAGGAAGCAGAGATCAATGTAAACTCAGAAGTTACAAAGAGTGTCTTCAGCCTTGTGCCCTATGTAGAAATAAAAGGTCTGGTTCATCCT CTTATTCACAGAAGAGAATCTCCACTCAAAAGCCTCAAAGAAATAAAGAGCCACATGAAGTTGTAAACAGACTTTCTGAAAG GCAAAACTTTGAGGCTGCCAAAACCTGTTATTCAAGCCCATATGATAAAATTACCCTTTCACGTCAATACTTACCCAGCAAGAAGTCTGCCCAAAGAAAACCTGCAATCAACACCAGAAACAGAAATGCCAGTGATTCCAATACAAAT ACTTTAAGTTCTACTCTGGATCATGCCATACAGACAGCGAACAGTTTGAAGAAAGCTACAGAAAGAATGGTACGAGCTGTTTCAGAAGATCTAGCtaaagttaaaagaaaacagctttaa